The following are encoded together in the Thalassolituus oleivorans MIL-1 genome:
- a CDS encoding HDOD domain-containing protein — protein MNMASIFAESHQLPHIPRVVQELILSFQDDDVDVDAISGKVALDQSLTAKVLRMANSAHYGVSRTIANPQDAVMLLGFDRLRTMVLASGVTGAFKMEGFDQNAFWRESFAIAALSKWLAQYIRGCDKETAFTCGMMHSIGSLLIRMVMPKEAKHLDDAESIGGSKRHELENGQLGFSYAEVGAELAKRWKFPEVIQNAIAGQNKPGKNEEYSVEAGLIYIAKYLKHSHENGLSEEDIVSGFPLAVADKIGLDATRAYKDLSATTDLNSGLDGLLE, from the coding sequence ATGAATATGGCTTCAATTTTTGCTGAATCTCATCAACTACCGCACATTCCTCGTGTGGTACAAGAACTCATCCTAAGTTTCCAAGATGATGATGTTGACGTCGATGCGATCAGCGGCAAAGTTGCGCTCGACCAATCATTAACGGCTAAAGTTCTTCGCATGGCCAACTCGGCACACTACGGCGTATCCAGAACAATTGCCAACCCCCAAGATGCCGTTATGTTGCTGGGCTTTGATCGCTTACGCACTATGGTGCTTGCGTCGGGAGTTACCGGCGCATTTAAGATGGAAGGTTTCGATCAGAATGCGTTCTGGCGTGAGTCATTTGCCATTGCTGCCTTATCTAAATGGCTAGCTCAATATATCAGGGGTTGTGATAAAGAAACCGCTTTCACCTGCGGCATGATGCACTCAATTGGTAGCCTACTTATTCGTATGGTGATGCCAAAAGAAGCGAAGCACTTAGATGACGCTGAATCCATTGGAGGCAGCAAGCGCCATGAATTAGAAAACGGCCAGCTTGGTTTCTCTTATGCTGAGGTTGGCGCAGAATTAGCGAAACGCTGGAAATTCCCAGAGGTTATTCAAAATGCAATTGCAGGGCAAAATAAGCCTGGAAAAAATGAAGAATACTCAGTGGAAGCTGGATTAATCTATATCGCGAAGTATCTGAAACATTCCCATGAAAATGGCCTGTCAGAAGAGGATATCGTATCGGGATTTCCGCTAGCAGTAGCTGATAAAATCGGTTTAGACGCTACTCGTGCCTATAAAGACCTATCAGCAACAACCGATCTCAATTCAGGCCTTGATGGCCTGTTAGAATAA
- a CDS encoding alpha-L-glutamate ligase-like protein, producing the protein MIRLRFPWQLARDGILGINRRNSRYISRYNPRRLFPLVDNKLKTKIIAQQAGINTPSLIGTIAHQHDVRRIGELVADYNGFAIKPAKGSGGKGILVITDKDTQRFYKSSGAAVSPDDIQRHVSNILSGLYSLGGSPDTVIIEELIHFDPSFAHFTVEGVPDIRVIVCRGYPVMAMMRLSTHASDGKANLHQGAVGVGLDIATGKALNAVQNGEVITHHPDTGQLLSELVVPNWSDLLVIAASCYDVTQLGYLGIDIVLDRYKGPMLLELNARPGLGIQVANGAGLRPRLTKIDNLTAAELALGPEERSALSRTWFGA; encoded by the coding sequence TTGATTCGTCTGCGTTTTCCTTGGCAGCTAGCGCGTGACGGTATTTTAGGCATTAATCGCCGAAATAGTCGCTACATCAGTCGCTACAATCCACGTCGCTTATTTCCTTTAGTGGATAATAAACTGAAGACGAAAATTATTGCTCAGCAAGCCGGTATCAATACGCCTTCATTGATTGGAACGATAGCGCACCAGCATGATGTACGTCGTATCGGAGAGCTGGTGGCTGATTATAATGGGTTTGCTATTAAGCCTGCGAAAGGTTCGGGCGGTAAGGGTATTTTGGTGATTACCGACAAAGACACTCAGCGATTTTATAAATCCAGCGGTGCGGCGGTGTCACCAGACGATATTCAGCGTCACGTATCGAATATTTTGTCGGGCTTGTACAGCTTGGGCGGAAGTCCGGACACGGTCATTATTGAAGAATTAATTCATTTTGATCCGAGTTTTGCTCATTTTACCGTTGAAGGTGTGCCTGATATCCGCGTTATCGTTTGCCGAGGATATCCTGTGATGGCGATGATGCGATTGTCGACGCATGCTTCCGATGGTAAGGCAAATTTACATCAAGGTGCTGTTGGTGTTGGTTTGGATATCGCTACGGGGAAGGCACTAAATGCCGTGCAAAATGGAGAGGTGATTACCCATCACCCGGATACGGGTCAGTTACTGAGCGAGTTGGTTGTACCTAACTGGTCTGATTTGTTAGTGATTGCGGCTAGTTGCTACGACGTCACCCAATTGGGTTATTTGGGTATAGATATTGTGCTTGATCGTTACAAAGGACCCATGCTGTTAGAGTTAAATGCCCGTCCTGGTTTAGGAATTCAAGTGGCAAATGGAGCGGGTTTGCGTCCGCGTCTAACTAAGATTGACAATTTAACCGCTGCAGAATTAGCGCTAGGGCCGGAAGAACGCTCGGCATTAAGTCGCACATGGTTTGGCGCTTAG
- a CDS encoding NADH:flavin oxidoreductase: protein MTQALSNAALFQPIELGPLSLRNRIVMAPMTRTFSPGNVPNDLNVAYYERRAENEVGLIITEGTCIGHKAANGYARVPFIYGEEALAGWKKVVDAVHAKGGKIAPQLWHVGSIRKEGVEPDVSVPGYSPSGLVRPGKEGGIAMTKQDIDDVVEAFAQAAADSQRIGFDAIEVHGAHGYLVDQFFWEGTNQREDEYGGDLVARTRFACEIVSAIRERVGPDFPIIFRFSQWKQQDYSARLANTPEELDAFLKPLVNAGVDIFHCSTRRFWEPEFEGSDLNLAGWTKKLTGKPVITVGSVGLTASFIDEEKHDMVDASGVATASFTELEQRMNNDEFELVGIGRALLQDPEWVIKIREGRYDELEDYSKQSLMQLV, encoded by the coding sequence ATGACGCAAGCCCTTTCCAACGCTGCTTTGTTTCAGCCTATCGAACTAGGCCCACTTTCGTTGCGCAATCGCATCGTAATGGCTCCGATGACTCGCACCTTTTCACCGGGCAACGTACCTAACGATTTAAACGTCGCCTACTACGAACGCCGCGCAGAGAATGAAGTCGGTTTAATCATTACCGAAGGCACCTGCATTGGTCATAAAGCGGCTAACGGATATGCACGAGTGCCTTTTATTTATGGCGAAGAAGCCCTCGCCGGATGGAAAAAAGTCGTTGATGCCGTGCACGCCAAAGGCGGAAAAATAGCACCACAACTCTGGCACGTAGGCTCCATTCGCAAAGAAGGCGTCGAGCCTGATGTATCCGTTCCTGGTTACAGCCCTTCTGGTTTAGTTCGCCCGGGCAAAGAAGGCGGCATCGCCATGACTAAGCAAGACATTGACGACGTCGTCGAAGCCTTTGCACAAGCGGCAGCAGACTCACAACGCATTGGCTTTGATGCAATTGAAGTTCACGGCGCACACGGTTATTTAGTCGATCAATTCTTCTGGGAAGGCACTAATCAGCGCGAAGATGAATACGGCGGCGATTTAGTTGCACGTACACGTTTCGCTTGCGAAATCGTATCAGCCATTCGCGAACGCGTCGGCCCAGACTTCCCCATCATCTTCCGTTTTTCACAATGGAAGCAGCAAGATTACTCTGCGCGCCTAGCAAATACGCCAGAAGAACTGGATGCCTTCTTAAAGCCATTGGTCAATGCCGGTGTTGATATCTTCCATTGCTCAACCCGTCGTTTTTGGGAACCTGAATTCGAAGGCTCGGATTTAAACCTCGCAGGCTGGACCAAAAAATTAACCGGTAAGCCAGTCATTACCGTTGGTAGCGTTGGCTTAACCGCCAGCTTTATCGATGAAGAAAAACACGACATGGTCGATGCATCAGGCGTTGCGACGGCATCATTTACTGAATTAGAACAACGCATGAATAACGATGAATTTGAACTGGTCGGAATTGGCCGTGCATTACTGCAAGACCCTGAGTGGGTTATTAAAATTCGCGAAGGTCGCTACGACGAGTTAGAAGACTACAGCAAGCAATCGTTGATGCAGTTAGTGTAA
- a CDS encoding ATP-dependent zinc protease produces MPRWVCCTLVIASLGLVGCSNWPSQAHRDVTIDAIKAEMASACATVATDPAEFRQLSAQLSMQEQQLAVMRSQLEVIATEALTETPTIASSSPVRACDNVAKEVGNDHKVVVGANEWIYLNPPGHHFQARIDTGAATSSLNALNVQQFERNGRRWVSFDLLASDAKTPLHLEAPMVRKVKIRQASYEEIERRPVVELDVALGNSIMQTTEFTLTDRTQMSYPVLLGRSFLRDLTLVDVAIEFTHPKYEPEQVINTP; encoded by the coding sequence ATGCCCCGTTGGGTATGTTGTACGTTAGTTATCGCTAGCTTAGGGCTGGTAGGTTGTAGTAATTGGCCTTCGCAGGCACACCGTGATGTCACTATTGATGCAATAAAAGCAGAAATGGCCAGCGCTTGTGCAACTGTAGCAACCGATCCCGCGGAATTCCGTCAGTTGTCCGCACAGCTATCGATGCAAGAGCAGCAATTAGCCGTCATGCGCAGTCAGCTGGAAGTTATCGCTACCGAAGCGCTGACCGAAACCCCGACCATTGCTAGCAGTTCACCGGTACGGGCATGTGATAACGTCGCCAAGGAGGTCGGTAACGATCACAAGGTGGTTGTTGGTGCCAACGAGTGGATTTATCTCAATCCTCCGGGTCATCACTTTCAAGCGCGTATTGATACCGGCGCGGCAACATCGTCTTTAAACGCCTTAAATGTGCAACAGTTCGAACGTAATGGACGCCGTTGGGTATCATTTGATTTGCTGGCGTCAGATGCTAAAACGCCACTGCATTTAGAGGCGCCTATGGTACGTAAAGTTAAAATTCGTCAGGCGTCTTACGAAGAAATCGAGCGTCGTCCTGTGGTGGAATTGGATGTAGCCCTTGGCAATAGCATTATGCAAACAACGGAATTCACACTGACGGATCGCACTCAAATGAGTTACCCGGTGTTGCTAGGCCGCAGCTTTCTACGCGACTTAACTTTAGTGGATGTCGCTATCGAGTTTACTCACCCTAAATATGAACCCGAACAGGTGATCAATACACCATGA
- a CDS encoding DUF2947 domain-containing protein has translation MDYQTLQEYSQGWIFRHRELVLSEECLADIKPLSTRFANQYWRQNISAEATHASHFLGDDWPSHNGIWLEKGEWQAAWESDDMALPELLQAFSDWNDNTVVYFCYDINNVVQTTWRTFKQSWKNFLFYDDEPIMLAKKRMQVARFHSNGTYETGIR, from the coding sequence ATGGATTATCAGACCTTGCAGGAATATTCACAGGGTTGGATATTTCGTCATCGTGAGTTGGTGTTATCGGAAGAATGCTTAGCCGATATCAAACCACTATCTACGCGATTCGCTAATCAATATTGGCGTCAAAATATCAGTGCTGAGGCGACGCATGCCTCTCATTTTCTCGGTGATGATTGGCCTTCACATAACGGGATCTGGCTAGAGAAAGGCGAGTGGCAAGCGGCGTGGGAAAGTGACGATATGGCGCTGCCGGAGCTACTACAGGCCTTTTCTGACTGGAACGATAATACGGTGGTGTATTTCTGCTACGACATCAACAATGTAGTCCAGACAACTTGGCGAACCTTTAAACAAAGTTGGAAGAACTTTTTGTTCTACGATGATGAGCCGATCATGCTCGCCAAGAAGCGCATGCAAGTAGCTCGCTTTCATTCAAACGGTACTTATGAAACGGGTATTCGCTAG
- a CDS encoding NAD(P)-dependent oxidoreductase — protein MAQPTIGFIGMGLMGVPMTLRLLGAGYEVRVWNRSIDKCAGVVSAGAILTDKLDDLVRHSDIVMLCVTDTAAVSDIVFGEAGVANSARAGQVLVDFSSIEPQATQMMAERLYTTSGCIWIDAPVSGGVAGAEQGTLAIMAGGPEDVLATIRPVLAPLSQRVTRVGDVGSGQVTKICNQMLVSCNVLVMAEVMALAEKAGVDAEQIPVALKGGFADSIPLQLTGPRMAKRDFDEVKWHVKTLLKDLDMANNLAKIMNSSAPMVGLGAELMRLHASQGNAERDPCTLVSMYVEKPE, from the coding sequence ATGGCACAACCGACAATCGGCTTTATTGGTATGGGCTTGATGGGCGTTCCTATGACGTTGCGCCTACTGGGTGCAGGGTATGAGGTTCGTGTTTGGAATCGTAGCATCGACAAGTGCGCGGGTGTCGTGTCTGCTGGCGCTATTCTTACTGACAAACTTGACGATTTGGTGCGTCATAGTGATATTGTCATGCTTTGCGTTACCGATACGGCGGCGGTGAGCGATATTGTTTTCGGTGAGGCGGGTGTCGCGAATTCTGCGCGTGCTGGGCAGGTGCTTGTTGACTTCTCAAGCATAGAGCCGCAAGCAACACAAATGATGGCTGAGCGTTTATACACGACCTCTGGGTGTATTTGGATTGATGCTCCAGTATCGGGTGGTGTTGCTGGGGCTGAGCAGGGTACGCTAGCTATTATGGCGGGTGGACCAGAGGATGTACTTGCAACTATCCGACCTGTATTAGCACCATTATCACAGCGGGTTACTCGTGTAGGTGATGTAGGGTCAGGTCAGGTAACCAAAATCTGCAATCAGATGCTGGTAAGCTGCAATGTGCTAGTAATGGCAGAAGTGATGGCTCTGGCTGAAAAAGCGGGAGTCGATGCCGAGCAAATTCCTGTTGCGTTGAAAGGCGGTTTTGCCGATTCGATTCCATTGCAATTGACGGGGCCGCGGATGGCCAAGCGCGATTTTGATGAAGTGAAATGGCATGTCAAAACACTGTTAAAAGATCTTGATATGGCCAACAATTTAGCAAAAATAATGAACAGCTCCGCACCTATGGTTGGTTTAGGTGCGGAGTTAATGCGACTTCATGCGAGTCAGGGAAATGCCGAGCGCGATCCCTGCACTCTCGTCTCAATGTATGTGGAGAAACCTGAGTGA
- the bfr gene encoding bacterioferritin yields MKGDSKVLEWLNQVLSIELTSINQYFLHARMFKNWGLSELNEKAYKKSIKDMKQADALIERILFLEGLPNLQRLNRLRIGEHTAEMLQCDLDQIVEQLDVVKDAIAYCESVKDFVTRELLEDIQEYEEEYLDWLETQQSLIAQIGIENYQQSMM; encoded by the coding sequence ATGAAAGGCGATAGCAAAGTACTCGAATGGCTCAATCAGGTATTGAGTATCGAATTAACGTCGATCAACCAGTATTTTCTGCATGCTCGCATGTTTAAAAATTGGGGGTTGTCAGAGCTCAATGAAAAAGCCTACAAAAAATCAATCAAGGATATGAAGCAAGCGGATGCTTTGATTGAACGAATTCTATTTCTTGAAGGTTTACCAAATTTACAGCGTTTAAATCGTTTACGTATTGGTGAGCACACAGCGGAAATGTTGCAGTGCGATTTAGATCAAATAGTCGAGCAATTAGACGTTGTTAAAGATGCGATTGCGTATTGCGAATCGGTAAAAGATTTTGTTACTCGCGAGTTGTTAGAAGATATTCAAGAGTATGAAGAAGAATACCTCGACTGGCTGGAAACCCAGCAAAGCCTGATTGCACAGATCGGCATTGAAAACTACCAGCAGTCCATGATGTAA
- the bfr gene encoding bacterioferritin encodes MQGNLQVIEKLNELLAGELSAMDQYFIHSRMYDDWGLKKLYERIDHEFEDEKEHASKIIERILFLGGKPDMVTRVPLNVGSDVPSMLQSDLDLEYKVIIDLREIMALCEQVKDYQTREMLQVLLDDTENDHTHWLEQQLGLIAKIGLPNYLQSQMG; translated from the coding sequence ATGCAAGGTAATCTGCAAGTTATTGAAAAATTGAACGAGTTACTCGCGGGCGAATTAAGTGCAATGGACCAGTATTTTATTCATTCCCGTATGTACGACGATTGGGGTTTGAAAAAACTGTACGAACGCATTGATCACGAGTTTGAAGACGAAAAAGAACACGCCTCAAAAATTATTGAGCGTATTTTATTTTTGGGTGGTAAGCCCGACATGGTTACTCGTGTACCACTGAATGTGGGTAGTGATGTGCCGTCTATGTTGCAAAGCGATTTGGATCTTGAATATAAGGTCATTATCGACCTTCGTGAGATCATGGCGCTATGCGAGCAAGTAAAGGATTATCAGACTCGCGAGATGTTACAGGTACTTCTTGATGACACTGAAAATGATCACACGCATTGGTTAGAACAGCAGCTTGGTTTGATCGCTAAGATAGGTTTGCCGAATTATTTGCAGTCGCAAATGGGATAG
- a CDS encoding inactive transglutaminase family protein, whose translation MIQRRNVPFITLIAILLAIGIALILHRHWVYEVPFMYGETQTVWSVEARVEFIANGDAVTVSLVRPSAQDGYTILQESGASPGYGLNFIDEGEPRAEWTIRSAAGRQELYYRAEILESKSSTATPKPPPLLRHPDWPEPYRTAIGMVLSEAYTTSADNFSLTRELLKRFNSQSPPQHIELLRSYSNGHPAALIAEILNHTQVPASVVYALALEDGRRRQSLTPLLRVWDGDESQVFYLDAAGTDNLSNHPQILWEQRGAPVLDVIGASDSRVRFSMIRREESTFTSIANNLSDQQNFLNFSIQSLPVEEQAMFKTILLLPVGALIVCILRILVGIRTSGTFMPVLIALAFVQTSLGTGLIGFSLVVAVGLFIRSYLSRLNLLLVARITAVIISVIGIISIFSVLSYKLGLTEGLKIMFFPMIILSWTIERMSILWEEEGGREVMIQGGGSLLTAVFAYGAMNDPWVRHLMFNFVGMQFVVLALVLMLGTYAGYRLSELKRFASFRNRN comes from the coding sequence ATGATTCAACGTCGTAATGTCCCTTTTATAACGCTCATAGCTATTTTGTTGGCGATAGGGATAGCGCTGATATTGCATCGCCATTGGGTGTATGAAGTTCCTTTTATGTATGGCGAAACGCAAACCGTATGGTCGGTCGAAGCGCGTGTTGAGTTTATCGCCAACGGCGATGCGGTGACGGTGTCTTTGGTACGCCCATCCGCACAGGATGGCTATACAATTTTGCAAGAATCGGGGGCTTCACCTGGTTATGGCCTGAATTTTATTGATGAGGGTGAGCCGCGTGCAGAATGGACTATTCGTAGTGCTGCTGGACGTCAAGAGCTTTACTATCGGGCGGAAATATTAGAGAGCAAATCTTCTACGGCGACGCCGAAACCACCGCCGCTTTTGCGTCATCCTGATTGGCCAGAGCCGTATCGTACGGCAATTGGCATGGTGTTAAGTGAGGCTTACACGACATCAGCAGATAATTTCAGTCTCACCCGAGAGTTACTTAAACGATTTAATTCGCAGTCTCCGCCACAGCATATTGAATTATTGCGCAGTTACTCTAATGGGCATCCAGCGGCGTTAATTGCTGAAATTCTTAATCATACCCAAGTGCCTGCTAGTGTGGTTTATGCTTTAGCGCTTGAGGACGGTCGCCGCCGGCAATCTTTAACGCCGCTGTTGCGCGTATGGGATGGTGACGAAAGCCAAGTGTTTTACTTAGATGCTGCTGGAACCGACAACCTAAGTAATCATCCGCAAATATTGTGGGAGCAACGTGGCGCACCGGTTTTAGATGTTATTGGCGCCAGTGATTCACGCGTGCGTTTTTCTATGATTCGCCGTGAAGAGTCTACTTTTACTTCAATTGCCAATAATTTATCTGATCAACAAAATTTTCTTAACTTCTCCATTCAGAGTCTGCCGGTAGAAGAGCAGGCCATGTTCAAAACCATTTTGCTGCTGCCTGTGGGTGCTTTAATTGTATGTATATTGCGTATTTTAGTGGGTATTCGTACCTCAGGTACCTTTATGCCAGTATTAATTGCCTTGGCATTTGTGCAAACGTCTTTGGGGACGGGGCTAATAGGCTTTTCTTTAGTCGTGGCTGTTGGCTTATTTATTCGTAGTTATTTGTCGCGGTTAAATTTGCTGCTGGTGGCACGAATAACGGCCGTTATTATTTCTGTTATCGGGATTATCAGTATATTTAGCGTTTTATCTTATAAGTTAGGATTAACCGAAGGCCTGAAAATTATGTTCTTCCCTATGATTATTCTGTCTTGGACGATTGAACGTATGTCGATTCTTTGGGAAGAAGAAGGCGGGCGTGAGGTAATGATTCAAGGCGGCGGCAGCTTACTTACTGCAGTTTTCGCTTATGGCGCAATGAATGATCCATGGGTTCGTCATTTGATGTTTAATTTTGTCGGTATGCAATTTGTGGTTTTAGCCTTAGTGCTAATGTTAGGCACATACGCGGGTTATCGACTGTCAGAGTTGAAACGATTTGCATCATTTAGGAATAGAAATTGA
- a CDS encoding Hsp20/alpha crystallin family protein has product MSESIQPNNLKNSLIGIGFIALAALGYYNWDLHSKVAALENQISTPAHSVPVQISGQPLSQASPATGHTTNNLGQTITNSMPDPFQTLLAMRQNPDEMIRQMQQQMQNMDMAMNQFMSGNQGQIQQASSTSFGQPDIKVTDEKNAYEVVIDVPKDSNVQVNTSLDGGHQFTVNGTVKNELKNDNEYVNSVSQFSRSMYLSDAVKQDGIKTQNKGNQIVITLPKV; this is encoded by the coding sequence ATGAGCGAATCAATACAGCCAAACAACCTGAAAAATAGTCTGATTGGTATCGGATTTATTGCGCTTGCTGCTCTCGGCTATTACAACTGGGACTTGCATAGCAAAGTTGCAGCACTAGAAAATCAGATATCGACGCCTGCGCACAGCGTTCCTGTGCAGATATCGGGGCAACCGCTTAGCCAAGCGTCTCCCGCTACTGGACACACAACCAACAACCTAGGACAAACAATAACGAATAGCATGCCTGACCCTTTTCAAACGCTACTGGCTATGAGACAAAACCCGGATGAAATGATTCGCCAAATGCAGCAACAAATGCAGAATATGGACATGGCGATGAACCAATTCATGTCTGGAAATCAAGGGCAAATCCAACAGGCAAGTTCTACGTCATTCGGCCAACCAGATATTAAAGTAACGGACGAAAAAAACGCCTATGAAGTGGTGATTGATGTACCTAAAGATTCCAACGTACAGGTAAACACCTCGTTAGATGGAGGACATCAGTTTACAGTGAATGGCACAGTCAAAAACGAGCTGAAAAATGACAACGAATACGTCAATTCGGTCAGCCAGTTCTCACGCTCTATGTATCTTAGCGATGCTGTGAAACAAGATGGAATTAAGACACAAAACAAAGGCAATCAAATCGTAATTACCCTGCCGAAAGTTTGA
- a CDS encoding DUF3087 family protein, whose product MKLQKIDKQQYKQRLNRVQAGLVIALFGLSLALAELYRYLLIGGESSFMLNAAGVATAAAIVTFALYHYRNHPYMAEVVYAWRLKQALNKIYRSSKKVDAALVEDNPIAVRIRYFSLHASAHLYQLEDNTLTMPELNEQIVALDEQIERLGLNVSIEDYSPELLSQL is encoded by the coding sequence ATGAAATTACAAAAGATAGATAAGCAGCAATATAAGCAACGCCTTAATCGTGTGCAGGCAGGCTTAGTAATCGCATTATTCGGGCTATCGTTAGCCCTAGCTGAGTTATACCGTTATCTTCTGATCGGCGGCGAATCAAGCTTTATGCTTAATGCGGCGGGGGTGGCGACGGCTGCGGCTATCGTGACCTTTGCCCTGTATCACTACCGCAATCATCCATATATGGCGGAAGTTGTTTATGCTTGGCGCTTAAAGCAGGCTTTAAATAAGATTTATCGGTCGTCTAAAAAAGTGGATGCGGCGTTGGTGGAGGATAATCCTATTGCGGTGCGTATCCGCTATTTCAGTTTGCATGCGTCGGCGCACTTGTATCAGCTGGAAGATAATACTTTGACCATGCCTGAGTTGAACGAGCAGATTGTCGCTTTGGATGAGCAGATTGAGCGTCTAGGGCTGAATGTGAGTATCGAAGATTATTCGCCGGAGTTATTGAGCCAGCTTTAG
- the thrC gene encoding threonine synthase, producing the protein MKYISTRGNAPELTFEDVLLTGLATDGGLYVPKEVPQFSLAEIESWRDLPYTELAHKVIYPFVEGCVDSDALQTMINEVYGAFGHKAVAPLQQLDNNEYVLELFHGPTLAFKDFALQLLGRLLDYVLERRNEKVVIMGATSGDTGSAAIEGTKACRNVDIFILHPYGKVSEVQRRQMTTVVGDNIFNIAIKGNFDQAQDMVKASFGDQSFLRGERKLVAVNSINWARIMSQIVYYFYSSLNLGGPLRPMAYSVPTGNFGDIFAGYMAKKMGLPIEQLIIATNSNDVLHRLMSQNLYEVHPLQHTITPSMDIAVSSNFERLLFDLYDRDGAALADLMAKMNKRTESVEVSEDKLGKARALFDSFAVSEDLTVQTMQEVYKETGYLLDPHTAIGVKAARECRRNPRIPMITLGTAHPVKFEDAVLRAGFDMPKLPHHLSDLMTREERLEVLPADLATVQEFIATNTFKD; encoded by the coding sequence ATGAAATACATTTCTACCCGCGGTAACGCACCTGAGTTGACCTTTGAAGACGTACTGCTAACTGGCTTAGCCACCGACGGTGGTTTGTATGTGCCTAAGGAAGTACCACAGTTTTCTTTGGCTGAAATCGAATCATGGCGTGACCTGCCATACACGGAATTAGCACATAAAGTGATTTATCCGTTTGTTGAGGGTTGTGTTGATTCTGACGCGTTGCAAACCATGATCAACGAAGTGTACGGTGCATTTGGTCATAAAGCGGTTGCACCATTGCAGCAGTTGGATAACAACGAATATGTACTTGAGTTGTTCCATGGTCCAACGTTAGCGTTTAAAGACTTTGCCTTACAGCTGTTAGGTCGCTTGTTGGATTACGTGCTTGAACGTCGCAACGAAAAAGTTGTAATCATGGGCGCGACGTCTGGTGATACCGGCTCAGCTGCGATTGAAGGTACTAAAGCTTGCCGTAATGTGGATATCTTTATTCTGCATCCGTACGGCAAAGTGTCGGAAGTGCAGCGCCGTCAGATGACGACAGTTGTTGGCGATAACATTTTCAATATCGCGATCAAAGGCAACTTCGATCAAGCTCAAGATATGGTCAAAGCCAGCTTTGGCGATCAATCGTTCTTGCGTGGTGAGCGTAAACTGGTTGCAGTAAACAGCATCAACTGGGCGCGCATCATGTCCCAGATCGTTTACTACTTCTATTCAAGTCTGAATTTGGGTGGTCCTTTACGTCCAATGGCGTATTCGGTGCCTACCGGTAACTTTGGCGATATCTTCGCAGGCTATATGGCGAAGAAGATGGGTCTGCCGATTGAGCAGTTGATCATTGCGACCAACAGCAACGATGTATTACACCGTTTGATGAGCCAAAACTTGTACGAAGTTCATCCGTTGCAGCACACGATTACGCCGTCTATGGACATCGCGGTGTCTAGCAACTTCGAGCGTTTGTTGTTTGATCTATACGATCGCGATGGCGCAGCTTTGGCTGACTTGATGGCCAAAATGAATAAGCGCACTGAATCGGTTGAAGTCTCTGAGGACAAGCTAGGTAAGGCGCGTGCCTTGTTCGATAGCTTTGCGGTAAGTGAAGATTTGACCGTACAAACCATGCAAGAAGTTTACAAAGAAACGGGCTACTTGCTTGATCCTCACACGGCCATTGGTGTGAAAGCAGCGCGCGAATGCCGTCGTAACCCACGTATCCCTATGATCACTTTGGGTACAGCGCATCCAGTTAAGTTTGAAGACGCTGTGTTGCGTGCCGGTTTCGATATGCCGAAGTTGCCGCATCATTTGTCGGATTTAATGACTCGTGAAGAGCGCTTAGAAGTGTTGCCAGCCGATTTGGCAACGGTGCAAGAATTTATCGCAACCAACACTTTTAAAGACTGA